A part of Eubacterium sp. AB3007 genomic DNA contains:
- a CDS encoding N-acetylmuramoyl-L-alanine amidase encodes MKWNKETDLFVLICGHGTSIDGSWDPGCTYGKYSEAALMLKITKEAARYLRGSGIKVLTDADKGNNRNMISCVKWANSKGADFYLSIHCDYKAASSGVYPLYVSSAGKKAAKAIGKPLAKEMKMKYKGVAKRPDLYELTQTNMPAVLLETGAIKADLDKLKDYRKYGKALAKAICGYLDIEFTGKKV; translated from the coding sequence ATGAAGTGGAATAAGGAAACGGATCTGTTCGTGCTGATCTGCGGACATGGGACATCCATCGACGGCTCCTGGGATCCTGGCTGCACCTATGGGAAGTACAGTGAGGCAGCGCTGATGCTGAAGATCACAAAGGAGGCGGCCAGGTATCTCAGAGGATCTGGTATCAAAGTCCTTACCGATGCGGACAAGGGGAACAATCGGAATATGATCAGCTGCGTGAAGTGGGCGAACTCCAAGGGAGCTGATTTCTATCTGTCTATCCACTGCGACTACAAGGCTGCTAGTTCGGGTGTATATCCTCTCTACGTATCATCTGCTGGGAAGAAAGCTGCTAAGGCCATCGGTAAACCCCTTGCAAAAGAGATGAAGATGAAGTATAAAGGAGTGGCAAAGCGTCCGGATCTCTACGAGTTGACTCAGACAAACATGCCTGCGGTGCTGCTTGAGACCGGTGCTATTAAGGCTGATCTTGATAAACTGAAGGATTATAGGAAATACGGCAAGGCACTGGCAAAGGCGATCTGCGGGTATCTTGATATCGAGTTCACGGGAAAGAAGGTGTAG
- a CDS encoding holin: MNKVWIKCAAIRAVKTMAQGMTTLIGTNMVSITELPWQEIIGCTITMGVLSILTSLAGLPEVEMPNELTTDEVIDDGGEEDEVE, from the coding sequence ATGAACAAAGTATGGATTAAATGCGCGGCGATCCGTGCGGTAAAGACAATGGCCCAGGGCATGACCACCCTGATTGGAACAAACATGGTCAGCATCACGGAACTCCCCTGGCAGGAGATCATCGGGTGCACGATCACAATGGGAGTGCTGTCCATTTTGACGTCTCTTGCCGGGCTCCCCGAGGTGGAGATGCCGAATGAACTGACAACTGATGAAGTTATTGATGACGGAGGTGAGGAAGATGAAGTGGAATAA
- a CDS encoding ATP synthase subunit I: protein MTTIILNTGITAAVSFIIGGVLSWICAWARHRCKQRKKEKSLLEDLGTGMMYLLKQDIIDRCDKMLDQQKIDLDEWDDLRAENEIYLRLHGNGDAKERMKLVKEKVKKQELNG from the coding sequence GTGACCACAATCATATTAAACACCGGGATCACGGCTGCCGTCAGCTTTATAATTGGCGGCGTGCTGTCTTGGATCTGCGCATGGGCAAGGCACCGGTGTAAGCAGCGGAAGAAAGAAAAGTCCTTGCTCGAGGATCTTGGCACTGGGATGATGTACCTTCTGAAACAGGATATTATCGACCGATGTGACAAGATGCTCGATCAGCAGAAGATCGATCTTGATGAGTGGGATGATCTACGGGCAGAAAACGAGATCTACCTGCGTCTCCACGGAAACGGGGATGCAAAGGAACGGATGAAACTCGTGAAGGAGAAGGTAAAGAAGCAGGAGCTGAACGGCTGA
- a CDS encoding InlB B-repeat-containing protein has translation MAEKVGTSVHGVSPVIKYTTSSTNTSYTITATFWKRQTDTYDAYGGSQSAKLTGSHGTVYGDVDVAKEYAYGSGYTDSRLIAQYTKTYTKTTSTQSYSVTWALVNFEVFHGTSDWENCNTSVSLSITIPALATYSVAYNANNGSGAPGSQTKTYGTALTLSSTVPTRTGYTFKEWNTTSNGTGTSYSPGGSYTANAAVTLYAIWIPNTYEVLFNANGGTGAPGTQIKTQDQTIILSNAIPLLSDCDFVSWNTASNGSGTNYSPGGSYTANTGATLYAIWTGKYTSPTLSNLKAVRYNTSTSSDDPGSGTALRLAFNWTKGRLYNRNTSAYEDVLPTITMSYVEHGSSATPQTISVSNSNLNVNQIISSVTFDLNKRYDISVTLAVSGRSSIVASTFLSNSFFPIDISPEGKCIGFGVPAEENTESSHPNGLFKIGMDVSLRDKAGTFQSMFDLVYPVGSYYDTSNASFDPRVSWPGTWEKIEDGRVLIARDSSHTVDGGGETKSYTPAGTVGNHTLTTAEIPAHTHGFTTGDAGKHKHTLGDYKYGANYCASGGRSGMGKNSDANTTVNTSEVAAHHHTGTTNSNTGGGGAHNHGFTGTAASINVMQPYTPVYRWHRTA, from the coding sequence ATGGCTGAAAAAGTAGGTACAAGCGTCCATGGTGTTTCTCCGGTAATCAAGTATACGACTTCATCGACAAATACCTCCTACACCATCACAGCAACTTTCTGGAAACGGCAAACAGATACGTATGATGCTTACGGTGGATCACAAAGTGCTAAGCTCACCGGTTCCCACGGAACTGTATATGGTGACGTAGACGTTGCAAAAGAGTATGCATATGGCAGTGGTTATACTGATTCAAGACTCATCGCACAGTATACAAAAACATATACGAAAACGACCAGTACGCAGTCCTATTCTGTAACCTGGGCGCTTGTAAACTTTGAGGTATTCCACGGAACAAGTGATTGGGAGAACTGTAATACATCAGTATCACTGTCTATCACGATACCTGCTCTTGCAACCTATTCGGTCGCATATAACGCGAATAATGGTTCTGGAGCACCTGGGAGCCAAACAAAGACATATGGAACAGCACTGACCTTATCCTCCACAGTTCCAACCAGAACGGGATATACTTTTAAAGAATGGAATACCACATCCAATGGAACTGGCACAAGCTATAGTCCAGGAGGAAGTTACACCGCAAATGCGGCTGTCACCTTATATGCAATATGGATCCCGAATACCTATGAGGTTCTGTTTAACGCTAATGGAGGTACTGGTGCTCCCGGTACACAAATCAAGACGCAAGATCAGACGATTATACTATCCAATGCTATCCCGCTGCTTTCAGATTGTGATTTTGTGTCCTGGAATACGGCATCGAATGGGTCAGGGACAAACTACAGTCCAGGCGGAAGCTATACAGCCAATACCGGGGCTACCTTATATGCTATATGGACAGGAAAATATACATCGCCAACACTAAGCAATCTAAAGGCGGTGCGGTATAACACAAGCACATCTTCAGATGATCCTGGGTCAGGGACTGCACTGCGGCTAGCGTTCAACTGGACAAAAGGCAGGTTGTATAACAGAAATACGAGCGCATATGAAGACGTGCTCCCAACTATTACAATGAGTTATGTGGAGCACGGGTCATCTGCGACACCGCAAACGATATCTGTCTCAAATTCAAATCTTAACGTCAATCAGATCATCAGCAGCGTAACATTTGATCTGAACAAAAGGTACGATATCTCTGTCACACTTGCCGTGTCAGGAAGATCTTCGATCGTAGCCAGCACTTTTCTTTCGAATAGTTTCTTTCCAATCGACATTTCCCCGGAGGGAAAGTGCATCGGGTTTGGGGTTCCTGCAGAAGAGAATACGGAATCAAGTCATCCAAACGGGCTCTTCAAGATCGGGATGGACGTATCTCTGAGAGATAAAGCAGGAACATTTCAGTCTATGTTCGACCTCGTATATCCGGTCGGATCGTATTATGACACGAGTAATGCAAGTTTTGATCCGCGAGTATCGTGGCCTGGAACATGGGAAAAGATTGAGGATGGTCGAGTTCTAATCGCTCGCGATTCTTCCCATACTGTAGACGGAGGTGGTGAGACTAAGTCTTATACGCCAGCTGGCACGGTAGGGAATCATACTCTGACAACGGCTGAGATTCCTGCTCATACGCACGGGTTCACGACTGGTGATGCTGGGAAGCATAAGCACACTCTTGGAGATTACAAATATGGAGCGAACTACTGCGCCTCCGGAGGAAGATCCGGAATGGGTAAGAACAGTGATGCGAACACAACCGTCAATACTAGCGAGGTGGCGGCACATCATCATACCGGTACGACTAATTCAAACACAGGAGGAGGCGGTGCCCATAATCACGGATTCACAGGAACCGCGGCAAGCATTAACGTCATGCAGCCCTATACGCCGGTATACCGGTGGCATAGGACCGCGTAG
- a CDS encoding collagen-like protein: MAIKTSDQITIADLTDAYSIMLSMDAISLNGGTSSLGTSQSVTVNVACFRGEDQLTPTVGTPTCPTNVTASVGSAANSLVPVTITFAAALAASGKVVIPVSIGDISINKEFTFAIAFKGQTGGTGATGRGISSQTTQYAKSSSGTTTPTSGWQDSVPSVGAGEYLWTKVTTNYTSGDPTYSYSVARTGTNGTSVTVSTTSVKYCKSSSGTTAPADSSFTSDTPVATSVGEYLWTKTVVTYSDGKSTKAYAVAAHGATGPQGPQGNQGPQGNAGADAITMAITTSNGNIFKNSSGSTVLTAHVYKAGAEVTGSSLTALGTIKWYKDGGSTAVGTGATLTVNASSVTNKAVYEARLEA; this comes from the coding sequence ATGGCTATCAAAACATCAGATCAAATCACCATTGCTGACCTTACCGATGCGTATTCCATCATGCTTTCGATGGATGCGATTTCGCTAAATGGCGGGACCTCATCTCTTGGGACATCCCAGAGCGTAACCGTAAACGTTGCCTGCTTTCGAGGGGAGGATCAGCTCACGCCCACCGTAGGAACCCCTACCTGTCCAACTAATGTTACCGCCTCTGTGGGAAGTGCTGCAAACAGCCTGGTCCCGGTGACCATCACCTTTGCAGCGGCGCTTGCGGCATCTGGCAAGGTGGTGATTCCTGTCAGCATCGGAGATATCAGCATCAACAAGGAATTCACCTTTGCCATCGCCTTCAAAGGGCAGACGGGAGGGACTGGTGCTACGGGAAGGGGGATATCTTCTCAGACAACGCAGTATGCAAAGTCTTCAAGCGGCACCACCACGCCGACCTCAGGATGGCAGGACTCCGTGCCTTCTGTTGGAGCAGGGGAGTACCTGTGGACGAAGGTGACCACAAACTATACCAGCGGCGATCCGACCTATTCCTATTCGGTAGCTCGGACAGGCACCAACGGAACCTCAGTCACGGTATCCACCACAAGCGTAAAGTACTGTAAGTCGAGCTCCGGCACAACGGCCCCGGCGGATTCTTCCTTTACCTCGGATACTCCGGTTGCCACATCCGTGGGTGAGTACCTCTGGACCAAGACTGTGGTCACATATTCTGATGGGAAGTCCACCAAAGCCTATGCGGTTGCTGCTCACGGTGCGACCGGTCCCCAGGGGCCGCAGGGGAATCAGGGACCCCAAGGAAACGCTGGAGCAGATGCGATCACGATGGCGATCACTACATCAAACGGGAATATCTTCAAGAATAGCTCCGGGAGCACGGTGCTAACTGCTCATGTGTACAAGGCAGGCGCAGAGGTGACAGGATCCTCTCTGACCGCCCTTGGGACGATCAAGTGGTACAAGGATGGCGGGAGCACAGCTGTTGGCACAGGTGCCACACTGACCGTTAATGCAAGCTCTGTGACGAATAAGGCGGTGTACGAGGCAAGACTGGAGGCGTAG